The Sorangiineae bacterium MSr11367 genome window below encodes:
- the yedA gene encoding drug/metabolite exporter YedA, whose amino-acid sequence MATSKTELAEVLPPTSTAWRGITAPIAVCLGLLYFIWGSTYLAIRYVVEVLPAMMASGARFLAAGTLLLLLLVVGGRHALPTRRHWVASIPGGLLLFMMGNGLVALAEKHVSSSAAVVLIATMPLFAALIAAAMGERTSRRQWIGLGFGFLGILVMGVGDMGGSPQWLLLLLLAAACWALGTNLARKLPLPPGMLAAATQMIVGGLAQILAGLVLGERMPEAPLSELPQQALLALVYLVIFGSLVAFSAYTYLIRNAPPSVATSYAYVNPLVGVAIGIVIGHERVGVSTPIAALLVVLGVVFIMTGKKASVT is encoded by the coding sequence ATGGCGACGAGCAAGACGGAGTTAGCGGAGGTTTTGCCACCTACATCGACCGCGTGGCGTGGAATCACGGCGCCCATCGCGGTCTGTCTCGGGCTTCTCTATTTCATTTGGGGCTCCACGTACTTGGCGATTCGCTACGTCGTCGAGGTACTTCCCGCCATGATGGCGAGCGGCGCGCGCTTTCTCGCCGCCGGCACGCTGCTTCTATTGCTCTTGGTCGTGGGTGGGCGCCATGCGCTGCCGACACGTCGCCATTGGGTCGCGTCCATTCCGGGCGGCTTGCTCCTGTTCATGATGGGCAATGGGCTCGTGGCCTTGGCGGAAAAGCACGTCTCGTCGAGCGCCGCCGTCGTTCTCATCGCCACCATGCCGCTGTTCGCCGCGCTCATCGCGGCGGCCATGGGCGAGCGCACGTCGCGCCGCCAGTGGATTGGATTGGGATTCGGCTTTTTGGGCATCCTCGTCATGGGTGTCGGCGACATGGGCGGCTCGCCGCAGTGGCTCTTGTTGTTGCTCCTTGCCGCGGCCTGTTGGGCATTGGGCACGAACCTCGCGCGCAAGTTGCCATTGCCGCCGGGCATGCTCGCCGCGGCCACCCAGATGATCGTGGGCGGCCTGGCGCAGATTCTCGCGGGCTTGGTGCTGGGCGAGCGCATGCCCGAGGCGCCGCTCTCCGAGTTGCCGCAGCAAGCGCTGCTCGCGCTGGTGTACCTGGTGATCTTCGGGTCGCTGGTCGCGTTCTCCGCGTACACGTATTTGATTCGCAATGCGCCACCGTCGGTTGCCACGAGCTACGCGTACGTGAATCCGCTGGTGGGCGTGGCCATCGGCATCGTCATCGGGCACGAGCGCGTGGGGGTCTCCACGCCCATCGCCGCCCTGCTCGTCGTGCTGGGCGTGGTGTTCATCATGACGGGCAAAAAGGCCAGCGTTACATAG
- a CDS encoding TonB-dependent receptor has product MHRALLLLIALAWALPARGQEPNEVRVRAAPRPPREAVSTAVSAEQARHVAGTQGDVGKVVDSLPGVARPPLGSGQLVVWGSAPADTRVYVDGVEIPALYHGSGLRSVINSDLVSQVTLLPGAFGADYGRTLGGTVRVETRPLRDEGVHGYAGADTFDASGLVSAAIGPRARAGVAARYSYLDALLAATSARDIGDYFPIPRYRDYQARAAFDIGENESLDVTLLGAHDALDRTVASADPAKTRRESTESGFHRVYARYKRTTGEAEGIEVTPFVGYDQSALTTSFGAQPTRLDVGSYRYGLRASYRARLGRSLVVSAGFDASGTASRITRRGSLTLPPREGDVSVFGAPPSDDTTADEFTAHLLDAAPHLSLDVRLGDVTITPGVRLETFLLEGSRLTPNVSGQTPTVGFSRLEPSIDPRLLVRYQLTPRVAFLAAGGVYHQAPEPADLSAVFGTPTLGLSRALHASLGERITLGSGLSAEVTGFYKSMHDLVVRSREVNPQLAHALVQDGEGRSYGLQFMVRRELGHGLSGWFSYTVSRSERRYPEQVRYRLFDFDQPHVLVLALSQEIGRWVFGARFRYASGMPRTPVVGSYYDVANDRSEPIFGAQNAVRLPAFYQLDARVERSFPLGRGVTLALSLDVQNVTYHENAEELVYTPDFRARGTLRGLPTLAVVGAKVEF; this is encoded by the coding sequence ATGCACCGTGCGCTGCTCCTTCTAATCGCGCTCGCATGGGCGCTCCCTGCGCGCGGGCAGGAGCCGAACGAGGTGCGCGTGCGTGCGGCGCCGCGCCCGCCGCGGGAGGCCGTTTCCACCGCGGTGAGCGCGGAGCAGGCGCGCCATGTCGCCGGCACCCAGGGGGACGTGGGCAAGGTCGTCGATAGCTTGCCCGGCGTGGCCCGCCCGCCGCTTGGCTCGGGGCAGCTCGTCGTGTGGGGCTCCGCACCGGCCGATACCCGCGTCTACGTCGACGGCGTGGAGATCCCCGCGCTGTACCACGGGAGCGGGTTGCGCTCGGTCATCAACTCGGACCTCGTGTCGCAGGTCACACTTTTGCCCGGAGCCTTCGGCGCCGACTACGGGCGTACCTTGGGCGGCACCGTCCGCGTGGAGACGCGCCCGCTTCGCGACGAGGGGGTGCACGGCTACGCGGGGGCGGACACCTTCGATGCGTCGGGGCTCGTGTCGGCGGCCATCGGACCTCGGGCACGCGCCGGGGTCGCGGCGCGGTACAGCTATTTGGATGCGCTGCTCGCGGCCACCTCGGCGCGCGACATCGGCGACTATTTTCCCATTCCGCGTTACCGCGATTACCAGGCGCGTGCGGCATTCGACATCGGCGAAAACGAGTCGCTCGACGTCACCTTGTTGGGTGCCCACGACGCGCTCGATCGCACCGTCGCATCGGCCGATCCGGCGAAGACGCGACGGGAGAGCACCGAGAGCGGCTTTCACCGCGTGTACGCGCGCTACAAGCGGACGACGGGCGAGGCCGAGGGTATCGAGGTCACCCCGTTCGTGGGCTACGACCAGAGCGCGTTGACGACATCGTTCGGCGCGCAGCCGACGCGGCTCGACGTGGGCTCGTACCGGTACGGGCTGCGCGCGTCCTACCGCGCGCGGCTTGGCCGAAGCTTGGTCGTCTCCGCCGGCTTCGACGCCTCGGGAACGGCGTCGCGCATCACCCGGCGAGGGTCGCTCACGCTTCCACCGCGCGAGGGGGACGTGTCCGTCTTTGGTGCGCCGCCCAGCGACGACACCACCGCCGACGAGTTCACCGCGCACCTGCTCGACGCGGCGCCGCACCTTTCGCTCGACGTCCGCCTCGGCGACGTGACGATCACGCCCGGGGTGCGGCTGGAGACCTTTCTCCTCGAGGGAAGCCGCCTCACGCCGAATGTCTCGGGGCAAACGCCGACCGTGGGCTTCTCGCGCTTGGAACCGTCGATCGATCCGCGGCTCCTGGTGCGCTACCAACTGACCCCGCGCGTGGCCTTCTTGGCGGCGGGCGGCGTGTACCACCAGGCGCCCGAGCCCGCGGATCTGAGCGCCGTGTTCGGAACGCCGACCCTGGGACTTTCGCGCGCGCTCCACGCGAGCCTCGGCGAGCGCATCACCTTGGGGTCGGGCCTCTCCGCCGAGGTGACCGGCTTCTACAAATCGATGCACGATCTGGTGGTGCGCAGCCGTGAGGTGAACCCACAGCTCGCGCACGCGCTGGTGCAGGATGGCGAGGGCAGGAGCTATGGCCTGCAATTCATGGTGCGCCGCGAGCTCGGGCACGGGCTTTCCGGGTGGTTCTCGTACACCGTGAGCCGCAGCGAGCGACGCTACCCCGAGCAAGTGCGCTACCGGCTTTTCGACTTCGATCAGCCGCACGTGCTCGTCCTGGCCTTGAGCCAGGAGATCGGTCGCTGGGTGTTCGGGGCGCGATTTCGCTATGCCTCGGGTATGCCGCGCACGCCCGTCGTGGGAAGCTACTACGACGTGGCCAACGATCGCTCCGAGCCGATATTCGGCGCCCAGAATGCCGTGCGCCTGCCGGCGTTCTACCAGCTCGATGCGCGGGTGGAGCGCTCGTTTCCCTTGGGGCGCGGGGTGACGTTGGCGCTCTCGCTGGACGTGCAGAACGTCACGTACCACGAGAATGCCGAGGAGCTCGTCTACACGCCGGACTTTCGCGCGCGGGGGACCCTTCGAGGGCTTCCGACCTTGGCCGTCGTTGGCGCCAAGGTGGAGTTTTGA
- a CDS encoding response regulator transcription factor, with translation MTLDPNSRILLVDDEVDLQKLFLFNFREAGFDPEAVGTAKEAFEAAARQRPAVVVLDLMLPDLSGTEVCRRMRADPALSDVGILMLTARGDEYDRILGFELGADDYVVKPFSVRELVLRVRALVRRVSERTVARRAPDTGVRLRWRGLEVDTVRQRVYVDGAELSLRPLEYKLIAIFLENAQRTFTRRDLLEEVWGMSGSTPSRTVDTHVRRLRERLGAYGDAVETVHSVGYRLRTP, from the coding sequence ATGACCCTGGACCCGAACTCGCGCATCCTTCTCGTGGACGACGAAGTCGATCTGCAGAAGCTCTTTCTCTTCAACTTCCGCGAGGCGGGCTTCGACCCGGAGGCGGTCGGCACGGCGAAAGAAGCCTTCGAGGCGGCCGCGCGGCAAAGGCCCGCGGTGGTGGTGCTCGATTTGATGCTGCCCGATCTCTCCGGGACGGAGGTCTGCCGGCGCATGCGGGCCGATCCCGCGCTCTCCGACGTGGGCATCTTGATGCTCACCGCGCGCGGCGACGAGTACGACCGCATCCTCGGCTTCGAGCTCGGCGCCGACGACTACGTGGTGAAGCCCTTCAGCGTGCGCGAGCTTGTGCTGCGGGTGCGCGCGCTGGTGCGCCGCGTGAGCGAGCGAACCGTGGCGCGCCGTGCACCGGACACCGGCGTGCGCCTTCGCTGGCGCGGGCTCGAGGTCGACACCGTCCGGCAGCGCGTCTACGTCGATGGGGCCGAGCTTTCGCTACGCCCGCTCGAATACAAGCTGATCGCGATTTTCCTGGAGAACGCGCAACGCACCTTCACCCGGCGGGACCTGCTCGAGGAGGTGTGGGGCATGAGCGGCAGCACCCCCTCGCGCACCGTCGACACGCACGTGCGCCGGCTGCGCGAGCGCCTGGGCGCCTACGGCGACGCCGTGGAGACGGTGCACAGCGTCGGTTATCGGTTACGTACCCCTTAG
- a CDS encoding HAMP domain-containing histidine kinase, with translation MSISFRTKLLASHVGLVAAIVTLLVLLLDRSLGADLERRLDQRLEQQASGAAQWGVGERRHPEKIAARLAAVVGAEVTLFDREGKVLGDSRGAQKREAEVAPEVRAALEGNIGHATRPAGESMQEMHYVAVGASDGWVVRLAAPLSDINETLATTRHQLLAAAIVAAVAALGLGVLASRVAAGPLRAMTAAAERIAGGDFDVEVKSSAPDEFGVLARSLSSLAAQLKAHIGELTAERTQVAQLLTVGREFMADASHELRTPVMAIQGYSETLIEGGADSSTARQFLETIHRHACRLGRLVEDMLRLSSLEVRPSADAIFERVDVGGVASAVVDTLQARAEAQGVALRVDVEGRVEMSGDPSALEQVLENLVDNAIKYGRTGGTVAIRGHEDRDEVLVEVEDDGPGIDTHHLPRLFDRFYRVDPERSREKGGAGLGLAIAKQFVESMRGRIRVESELGKGAKFIMRFPRVP, from the coding sequence ATGTCCATCAGCTTCCGTACGAAGCTGCTCGCGAGCCACGTTGGGCTCGTGGCGGCGATTGTGACCTTGCTGGTGCTCCTTCTGGATCGCTCGCTCGGCGCCGATTTGGAGCGTCGCCTCGATCAGCGGCTCGAGCAGCAGGCGAGCGGTGCCGCGCAGTGGGGCGTCGGCGAGCGACGGCATCCGGAGAAGATTGCCGCGCGTTTGGCGGCGGTGGTGGGCGCCGAGGTCACGCTGTTCGATCGCGAGGGTAAGGTGCTCGGCGATTCGCGCGGCGCGCAAAAGCGGGAGGCCGAGGTGGCGCCCGAGGTGCGGGCCGCGCTCGAGGGAAACATCGGGCATGCCACCCGCCCCGCGGGTGAGTCGATGCAGGAGATGCACTACGTGGCGGTAGGCGCCTCCGATGGCTGGGTGGTGCGGCTGGCCGCACCGCTGTCGGACATCAACGAGACTCTGGCGACGACGCGGCATCAATTGCTGGCGGCGGCCATCGTGGCCGCCGTGGCCGCCTTGGGCCTGGGGGTTCTCGCGTCACGGGTGGCCGCCGGGCCGCTTCGCGCGATGACCGCGGCCGCGGAGCGCATTGCGGGCGGGGACTTCGACGTGGAGGTGAAGTCCAGCGCGCCGGACGAATTTGGCGTTCTCGCGCGCTCGCTCTCGTCGCTCGCGGCGCAGCTCAAAGCGCACATCGGCGAGCTTACCGCGGAGCGCACGCAGGTGGCGCAGCTCCTGACCGTGGGGCGCGAGTTCATGGCCGACGCATCGCACGAGTTGCGCACGCCGGTGATGGCCATTCAGGGCTACTCGGAGACGCTCATCGAGGGCGGCGCCGACAGCAGCACCGCGCGGCAATTCTTGGAAACGATCCATCGCCACGCCTGCCGCCTCGGCCGTCTGGTGGAGGACATGCTGCGCCTGTCGTCGCTCGAAGTGCGCCCTTCCGCGGACGCGATCTTCGAGCGGGTCGACGTTGGGGGCGTGGCCTCCGCCGTGGTGGACACTTTGCAAGCGCGCGCCGAGGCCCAGGGCGTCGCGCTCCGTGTGGACGTAGAAGGGCGCGTCGAGATGAGCGGCGACCCATCCGCGCTCGAACAGGTGCTGGAGAACCTGGTCGACAACGCCATCAAGTACGGCCGCACCGGCGGAACGGTGGCGATTCGCGGGCACGAAGACCGCGACGAAGTCCTCGTCGAGGTCGAGGACGACGGCCCCGGCATCGATACGCACCATTTGCCGCGCCTGTTCGACCGCTTCTACCGCGTCGATCCCGAGCGCTCGCGCGAGAAGGGGGGCGCAGGGTTGGGCCTGGCCATCGCGAAGCAGTTCGTCGAGTCGATGCGCGGGCGCATCCGCGTCGAAAGCGAGCTCGGAAAAGGGGCGAAGTTCATCATGAGGTTTCCGCGCGTGCCCTGA
- a CDS encoding TetR/AcrR family transcriptional regulator: MVSRVDAEDDVRSRVLAAATRLFANRGFDGTSVQLIADEVGVTKPAVLHHFSSKEELRRAVVGNMLDHWQKTLPNLLLAATAGDDRFERVIGELLRFFTADPDRARLVAREMLDRPAEIRALLKSAVRPWLGAVSGYIERGKNSGETSVSVDSEAYVIHILLLVIGASASQSVALAALDGKDAKQRYERELLRIARSSLGIQKGRRE; the protein is encoded by the coding sequence ATGGTAAGCCGGGTCGATGCCGAGGACGACGTGCGTTCGCGGGTGCTGGCGGCCGCCACGCGGCTGTTTGCCAATCGCGGGTTCGACGGCACATCGGTGCAGCTCATCGCGGACGAGGTGGGGGTCACCAAGCCGGCCGTGCTCCATCATTTTTCCTCGAAGGAGGAGCTGCGGCGCGCCGTGGTCGGCAACATGCTCGACCATTGGCAGAAGACCCTGCCGAACCTCCTGCTCGCCGCCACCGCCGGGGACGACCGCTTCGAACGCGTGATCGGTGAGCTGCTCCGCTTCTTCACCGCCGATCCGGATCGGGCGCGGCTGGTCGCACGCGAGATGCTCGATCGGCCGGCGGAGATCCGCGCGTTGCTCAAGAGCGCGGTGCGCCCGTGGCTGGGCGCCGTCTCGGGCTACATCGAGCGTGGGAAAAACAGCGGCGAAACGTCGGTGTCGGTGGATTCCGAGGCGTACGTGATCCACATCCTGCTCTTGGTCATCGGTGCCAGCGCCTCGCAGAGCGTCGCGCTGGCCGCACTCGATGGAAAAGATGCGAAGCAGCGCTACGAGCGCGAGCTTCTGCGCATCGCGCGAAGCAGCTTGGGAATCCAGAAGGGACGTCGAGAATGA
- a CDS encoding acyl-CoA dehydrogenase family protein has protein sequence MSNFFKDNDDLAFYFDKGIDWEPLVEVTEYGYRTQDGFKSAREAVAFYGEVAEMVGELAADDIAPRAAAIDREEVRLQNGEAVAGPAMTAIFERIRELDLHRLCLPRELGGLNVPVLSYFVNIELMARADASAVAHHSFHGGMAMAMLAYSLHEGTTTFDVENARILETRFGAAIDEIARGDAWGCMDITEPNAGSDMAALRAFAERDAEGRWLLSGQKIFITSGHGKYHFVIARTERTERSDDPMAGLRGLSMFLVKAYDDLPDGTRRRYVTIDRIEEKLGQHGSVTASLLFDRAPAELLGARGEGFKCMLLLMNNARLGVGFESIGLCEAAYRLAKAYAEERRSMGKAVAQHEMIADYLDEMRTDLQGLRALAMYGAFHEEMAQKLIFLDKIGQGIASDEEAERVRRTLPEHVAKSRRVTPLLKYLAAEKAVEMARRAVQIHGGAGYTRDYGAEKLLRDAMVMPIYEGTSQIQSLMAMKDQLVALVKKPHAFVRRRAQAKWRQATARDPLERRVAGITLIALSGLQHLATRTAVDKLRSLSGVSVGGWRRALAGWNPKRDFALAMLHAERITRILTDEAICDVLLEQAQTFPERRDVLERYLERAELRCHALHREITTTGERILAITNPAREAAPLKIGEQGTRAGFHSAEVGGEPPRRQGRQVMEIS, from the coding sequence ATGAGCAACTTCTTCAAAGACAACGACGACCTCGCGTTCTACTTCGACAAAGGCATCGACTGGGAGCCGCTGGTCGAGGTCACCGAGTACGGCTACCGCACCCAGGACGGTTTCAAGAGCGCGCGCGAGGCGGTCGCCTTTTACGGCGAGGTCGCCGAAATGGTGGGCGAGCTCGCCGCCGACGACATCGCACCGCGGGCCGCGGCCATCGATCGCGAGGAGGTGCGCCTGCAGAACGGCGAGGCCGTGGCCGGTCCGGCCATGACCGCTATTTTCGAGCGGATCCGCGAGTTGGATCTCCACCGATTGTGCCTTCCGCGCGAGCTGGGCGGTCTCAATGTGCCGGTGCTCTCGTACTTCGTCAACATCGAGCTCATGGCGCGTGCGGACGCCTCGGCAGTGGCGCACCACTCGTTTCACGGCGGCATGGCCATGGCCATGCTCGCGTATTCGCTGCACGAGGGCACCACGACCTTTGACGTCGAGAACGCGCGCATCCTCGAGACGCGCTTCGGCGCGGCCATCGACGAGATCGCGCGCGGCGATGCGTGGGGCTGCATGGATATCACCGAGCCCAACGCGGGAAGCGACATGGCCGCGCTGCGGGCCTTCGCCGAACGAGACGCCGAGGGCCGCTGGCTTCTCAGCGGGCAGAAGATCTTCATCACCTCCGGCCACGGCAAGTACCACTTCGTCATCGCCCGCACGGAGCGCACCGAACGCAGCGACGATCCCATGGCGGGCCTGCGCGGGCTCTCGATGTTCCTGGTCAAGGCGTACGACGACTTGCCCGATGGCACGCGCCGGCGCTACGTCACCATCGACCGCATCGAGGAAAAACTGGGGCAGCACGGCTCCGTGACGGCATCGCTGCTCTTCGATCGCGCGCCGGCGGAGCTGCTCGGGGCGCGGGGCGAAGGCTTCAAGTGCATGCTGCTCCTTATGAACAACGCCCGCCTCGGCGTGGGCTTCGAGAGCATCGGCCTGTGCGAGGCCGCGTACCGCCTCGCCAAAGCGTACGCCGAGGAACGCCGCTCGATGGGCAAAGCCGTCGCGCAGCACGAGATGATTGCCGACTACCTCGACGAAATGCGCACGGATCTGCAGGGCCTGCGCGCCCTGGCCATGTACGGCGCCTTCCACGAGGAGATGGCGCAGAAGCTCATCTTCCTCGACAAGATCGGCCAAGGCATCGCCTCCGACGAAGAGGCGGAACGCGTCCGGCGCACGCTCCCCGAGCACGTGGCCAAGTCGCGCCGGGTGACACCGCTCTTGAAGTACCTCGCCGCCGAAAAGGCCGTGGAGATGGCCCGCCGCGCGGTGCAGATCCACGGCGGCGCCGGCTACACGCGCGATTACGGCGCGGAGAAACTGCTGCGCGATGCCATGGTGATGCCGATTTACGAGGGCACGAGCCAGATTCAGTCGCTCATGGCGATGAAGGATCAGCTCGTGGCCTTGGTGAAGAAGCCGCACGCCTTCGTCCGTCGAAGGGCGCAGGCCAAGTGGCGGCAGGCCACCGCGCGCGATCCGCTGGAGCGGCGGGTGGCAGGCATCACCTTGATCGCCCTGTCGGGGCTGCAGCATTTGGCCACGCGCACGGCGGTGGACAAGCTTCGCTCGCTGTCGGGCGTGTCCGTGGGCGGCTGGCGCCGAGCGCTCGCCGGGTGGAACCCGAAGCGCGACTTCGCACTGGCCATGCTGCACGCCGAGCGCATCACGCGCATCCTGACCGACGAAGCCATCTGCGACGTTCTGCTGGAGCAGGCGCAAACGTTCCCCGAACGCCGCGACGTGCTCGAGCGCTACCTGGAGCGGGCCGAACTTCGTTGCCACGCGCTTCATCGCGAGATCACCACCACGGGTGAGCGTATTCTGGCCATCACCAATCCGGCGCGTGAGGCTGCGCCGCTAAAAATCGGTGAGCAGGGCACTCGAGCCGGATTTCATTCAGCGGAAGTAGGAGGGGAACCGCCAAGACGCCAAGGACGCCAAGTGATGGAGATTTCGTGA
- a CDS encoding 3-oxoacyl-ACP reductase, whose protein sequence is MNDWLVEIGQNKQARTMIRSLGLPVPVPEKLVRDKGPWSTAPLRDQAVLAGASDGAALVSEVAASLASAGADPYVAVSEAQKAAFRAAGEAYGRPLRQATELGEGKRVHALVFDASGIDGATGLKALYDFFHAHIDRVARCGRLVVVGRTDPRAEPEYALVATALEGFVRSAAKELGRKGATANLILVEPDAAAHLEPVLRFVLSARSAFISAQPFVVRARAAHKPNGKAPFVRPLDGKVVLVTGAARGIGEATARALGQEGAHVVCLDRPADDAATSKLARDVGGTPLLLDVTDPEAPRRIADTLQGLGGVHAVIHNAGITRDKTLLRMKAELWDQVMDVNLVSVVAITKAVEPQLKAGGRIICLSSIAGIAGNVGQTNYAASKAGIIGYVRALSEKYADRGITVNAVAPGFIETRLTAAIPFVVREGGRRMSALGQGGLPIDVAQALVFLASPGAQGMTGQILRVCGGGLIGA, encoded by the coding sequence ATGAATGATTGGCTCGTCGAAATCGGACAGAACAAGCAAGCGCGCACCATGATTCGGTCGCTCGGGCTGCCGGTGCCCGTCCCGGAGAAGCTCGTGCGCGACAAGGGGCCCTGGAGCACCGCGCCGCTGCGCGATCAAGCGGTCCTCGCCGGCGCCTCGGACGGTGCGGCGCTGGTCTCCGAAGTGGCCGCGTCCCTCGCGTCGGCCGGCGCCGATCCGTACGTCGCGGTGAGCGAGGCGCAAAAGGCGGCGTTCCGGGCGGCGGGCGAGGCGTACGGGCGCCCGCTTCGCCAGGCCACGGAGCTCGGCGAAGGAAAGCGCGTGCACGCGCTGGTCTTCGACGCCTCGGGCATCGATGGCGCGACCGGTTTGAAAGCCTTGTACGACTTTTTCCACGCGCACATCGATCGCGTGGCGCGGTGCGGGCGGCTCGTCGTCGTCGGCCGCACGGATCCTCGTGCGGAGCCCGAGTACGCGCTGGTGGCGACGGCCCTCGAAGGCTTCGTGCGCAGCGCCGCAAAAGAGCTGGGCCGCAAGGGGGCCACCGCGAACCTGATCCTCGTCGAGCCCGATGCTGCGGCACACCTGGAGCCGGTGCTTCGCTTCGTGCTCTCCGCGCGATCCGCGTTCATCTCGGCGCAGCCCTTCGTCGTCCGCGCGCGCGCCGCGCACAAGCCCAACGGCAAGGCGCCGTTCGTGCGCCCGCTCGATGGCAAGGTGGTGCTCGTGACGGGCGCCGCACGCGGCATCGGCGAGGCCACGGCGCGCGCGCTCGGGCAGGAGGGCGCGCACGTCGTCTGTTTGGATCGCCCCGCCGACGACGCGGCGACGAGTAAGCTCGCACGCGACGTGGGGGGCACGCCGCTCCTCCTCGACGTGACGGACCCCGAGGCACCGCGCCGCATCGCGGACACACTGCAAGGGCTCGGCGGCGTGCACGCCGTGATCCACAACGCGGGCATCACCCGGGACAAAACCTTGCTGCGCATGAAAGCGGAGCTCTGGGACCAGGTCATGGACGTCAACCTGGTGTCGGTGGTGGCCATCACCAAGGCCGTGGAGCCGCAGTTGAAGGCCGGCGGCCGCATCATCTGCCTCTCGTCGATCGCCGGCATCGCCGGCAACGTCGGGCAGACGAACTACGCCGCCTCGAAGGCCGGCATCATCGGCTACGTGCGCGCTCTCTCGGAGAAATACGCCGACCGCGGCATCACCGTGAACGCGGTGGCCCCGGGGTTCATCGAGACGCGGCTCACCGCGGCCATCCCCTTCGTGGTGCGCGAGGGCGGCCGCCGCATGAGCGCGCTCGGTCAAGGCGGGCTACCCATCGACGTGGCGCAGGCCTTGGTCTTCCTTGCGAGCCCCGGGGCTCAGGGCATGACCGGCCAGATCCTTCGCGTCTGCGGCGGCGGGTTGATTGGGGCATAG
- a CDS encoding acetyl-CoA C-acyltransferase, with protein sequence MGNVKNGRRAVIVAGARTPFVKAFSEYIELDAIALGVLATKALLKKVDLPYREVEGIVWGGVILPSGAPNVGREIALDLRLDPGCEAYTVTRACASGLQAVTSGAAAIERGEADILICGGADSTSNAEVKLPQKLVHAFAPLALGKPTPADYLSAAPKLLPLTELIPRQPKVAERSTGEVMGESAERMARRNEISREAQDAFALRSHQRAAAAIASGRFEDEVFPVQGAGGKWVHTDTLVRADSTLEKLAKLRPAFAREGTLTAGNSSALTDGGAAVLLMSEEKARALGYKPLAAFSSWAYTGVDPSDQLLMGPALAMPKALARAGLRLADIDLVDMHEAFAAQVLSVLKMLASPAFARSRLGLDEAVGEVDPERLNVHGGSIALGHPFGATGARMVTTMANELARTQKKTALLGICAAGGLGAAAVLERVD encoded by the coding sequence ATGGGCAACGTCAAGAACGGGCGCAGGGCGGTGATCGTCGCGGGCGCGCGCACACCTTTCGTGAAGGCCTTCTCCGAGTACATCGAGCTCGATGCGATTGCCCTCGGGGTGCTCGCGACGAAAGCTTTGCTCAAAAAGGTCGATCTGCCGTACCGCGAGGTGGAAGGCATCGTCTGGGGCGGCGTGATCCTGCCGAGTGGCGCACCCAACGTGGGCCGCGAGATTGCCCTCGACCTGCGTCTCGACCCGGGTTGCGAGGCGTACACGGTCACGCGTGCGTGCGCGTCGGGCCTGCAGGCGGTCACCTCGGGGGCGGCGGCCATCGAGCGGGGTGAGGCGGATATCCTCATCTGTGGCGGCGCGGACTCCACGAGCAACGCCGAAGTGAAGCTTCCGCAGAAGCTCGTGCACGCCTTCGCCCCCCTTGCATTGGGCAAGCCGACCCCGGCCGACTACCTCTCGGCCGCGCCCAAGCTTCTCCCCCTGACGGAATTGATCCCGCGCCAGCCGAAGGTCGCCGAGCGCTCCACCGGCGAGGTGATGGGCGAATCCGCCGAGCGCATGGCCCGCCGCAACGAAATCTCGCGCGAGGCCCAGGACGCGTTCGCGCTGCGGTCGCATCAGCGCGCGGCGGCGGCCATTGCCTCGGGGCGCTTCGAGGACGAAGTGTTCCCCGTGCAGGGCGCGGGCGGCAAATGGGTCCACACCGACACGTTGGTGCGCGCCGATTCGACGCTGGAGAAGCTGGCCAAGCTGCGTCCCGCGTTCGCGCGGGAAGGAACGCTCACCGCGGGCAACTCCAGCGCGCTCACCGATGGCGGGGCCGCCGTGCTGCTCATGAGCGAGGAGAAGGCGCGTGCGCTCGGGTACAAGCCGCTCGCGGCGTTTTCCTCGTGGGCGTACACGGGGGTCGACCCTTCCGACCAGCTTCTCATGGGCCCTGCGCTGGCCATGCCCAAGGCGCTGGCGCGCGCCGGTCTTCGCCTCGCCGATATCGACCTGGTCGATATGCACGAGGCGTTTGCCGCGCAGGTTCTCAGCGTCCTCAAGATGCTCGCAAGCCCGGCGTTCGCACGATCGCGCCTCGGCCTGGACGAGGCCGTGGGCGAGGTCGATCCCGAGCGCCTCAACGTGCACGGTGGTTCCATCGCGCTGGGGCACCCTTTCGGGGCCACCGGCGCACGCATGGTCACCACCATGGCCAACGAGCTGGCGCGCACCCAGAAGAAAACAGCGCTCCTGGGCATTTGCGCAGCGGGCGGACTCGGGGCGGCAGCCGTCCTCGAACGGGTCGACTAG